One window of the Salvia splendens isolate huo1 chromosome 1, SspV2, whole genome shotgun sequence genome contains the following:
- the LOC121810517 gene encoding sterol 3-beta-glucosyltransferase UGT80B1-like: MDGNGIDNDRQVLETGSERSQEESNNTNQIHDSDVKFKLRERQGEGDGIHGSFDRQPDNRSIDGEFDLPSTPPANIRQSNLSKSSSMVEASSVKDLSGSPSPRVYKGLDHCITAPVQRNLFLEKEELAFSRSMTEKRVGSPLSALKLDRLSEREKKKLIVEIVKIQSDGTVEVDLTKDSPVASELLELHQFDRIPSAVDYFFTDHNKSVPKLKIAVLVVGTRGDVQPFLAVARRLQSYGHHVRLATHSNFRGFVKSAGVDFYPLGGDPRVLAGYMARNKGLIPSAPGEIAIQRKQIKAIIESLLPACTEPDLITGETFRAQAIIANPPAYGHAHVAEALGVPLHIFFTMPWTPTYAFPHPLARVPQSAGYWLSYILVDLLIWWGIRGLINEFRRNKLKLPPIAYFSSYHGSISHLPTGYMWSPHVVPKPDDWGNQVDVVGYCFMNLGSKYEPSEEFAEWIQKGSPPIYIGFGSMPLDDSNKTTKTILEALEITGQRGIVDRGWGDLGKYSNMPDNVFVILDCPHDWLFPQCSAVVHHGGAGTTATGLKAGCPTTIVPFFGDQFFWGEIIYQKGLGPAPIPISQLTVESLTEAIRFMLQPEVKSRAMEVAARIEKEDGVGAAVDAFHRHLPAEVPLPPPSPPPEKDDGPNPLQWLFTQIGRICCLPCAS, from the exons ATGGATGGTAACGGAATTGATAATGATAGACAAGTTTTAGAAACTGGGTCGGAGAGAAGCCAAGAGGAGTCTAATAATACAAATCAAATTCATGACTCTGATGTGAAATTTAAATTGAGAGAAAGACAAGGTGAAGGAGACGGCATCCATGGAAGTTTTGACCGGCAACCAGATAATCGGTCTATAGATGGCGAGTTTGATCTGCCTTCGACACCTCCGGCCAACATTCGACAATCAAACTTGTCGAAGTCCTCATCTATGGTAGAGGCGTCTTCAGTGAAAGATCTCAGTGGTAGTCCATCACCTCGGGTGTACAAAG GGTTGGACCATTGCATTACAGCACCTGTGCAGAGAAATCTTTTCCTTGAAAAGGAAGAGCTTGCATTTTCTCGGTCTATGACTGAGAAGAGGGTGGGTAGTCCGTTGTCTGCTCTAAAGCTGGATAGACTTTCAGAACGTGAGAAG AAAAAGTTAATTGTCGAGATAGTGAAGATACAGAGTGATGGAACTGTGGAGGTTGATCTCACTAAGGATTCTCCTGTAGCTTCAGAGTTATTAGAGCTCCATCAGTTCGATAGAATTCCTTCTGctgttgattatttttttaccGATCATAATAAATCGGTTCCAAAACTAAAGATTGCAGTGCTTGTAGTTGGAACAAGAGGAGATGTACAGCCATTCCTTGCTGTTGCAAGGAGACTTCAG TCATATGGCCATCATGTTAGGTTGGCAACTCATTCTAATTTCCGTGGATTTGTAAAGTCAGCCGGAGTGGACTTTTACCCACTTGGTGGTGATCCTCGTGTTTTGGCTGGAT ATATGGCCAGAAATAAAGGTCTTATTCCATCGGCACCAGGAGAAATTGCTATACAACGTAAACAAATAAAGGCCATTATTGAATCTCTGCTTCCGGCCTGCACAGAACCAGATCTAATAACTGGGGAAACTTTCAGAGCTCAGGCAATTATTGCAAATCCTCCTGCTTATG GACATGCACACGTGGCTGAAGCTCTTGGTGTTCCCTTGCACATTTTCTTCACAATGCCATGGAC GCCTACATATGCATTTCCTCACCCATTAGCACGTGTACCTCAAAGTGCAGGATACTGG CTCTCGTATATTCTTGTGGACTTACTGATATGGTGGGGCATCAGAGGACTTATTAATGAGTTCAGGAGAAATAAACTGAAGCTTCCCCCTATTGCATACTTCAGCTCATACCATGGCTCGATTTCTCATCTACCGACAGGCTACATGTGGAGTCCCCATGTTGTACCCAAGCCAGACG ACTGGGGGAACCAGGTCGATGTTGTCGGGTACTGCTTTATGAACCTTGGATCAAAGTATGAACCATCTGAAGAATTTGCAGAGTGGATACAAAAAGGATCTCCACCAATTTATATTGGGTTTGGAAGCATG CCTCTGGATGATTCGAACAAAACTACAAAGACCATCTTGGAAGCTTTAGAGATTACCGGGCAAAGAGGAATAGTTGATCGAGGCTGGGGAGACCTTGGTAAAT ATTCAAATATGCCCGACAACGTTTTCGTGATTTTGGATTGCCCTCATGACTGGTTGTTTCCTCAATGTTCTGCTGTG GTTCATCATGGTGGAGCTGGGACTACAGCAACTGGACTAAAAGCAGGG TGTCCAACGACCATTGTTCCATTCTTCGGGGATCAGTTTTTCTGGGGTGAGATAATCTACCAGAAAGGACTCGGTCCTGCTCCGATTCCCATATCACAGCTAACTGTTGAATCCCTCACAGAAGCTATAAGATTCATGCTGCAGCCAGAG GTGAAATCTCGAGCAATGGAAGTAGCAGCTCGTATCGAAAAAGAAGATGGCGTCGGAGCTGCTGTCGATGCATTCCACCGCCACTTACCAGCTGAGGTTCCATTGCCGCCGCCATCACCACCTCCAGAGAAGGATGACGGCCCAAATCCTCTACAGTGGTTGTTCACTCAGATTGGCAGGATCTGCTGCTTACCTTGTGCTTCTTAG